In the Endozoicomonas sp. SCSIO W0465 genome, TGTTCGGTTGCATGCTTTCAGCCGACGGCTTTGTTACACAGGCGTTGTTAACAATTGATTTTCATTGTGTGTGGAGCAGCTACCACCACTGGCTATCTCAGGGCAAGTGGCAATGGAAGAACTTGGCACGCCACTTGATCCGTCTGGTCTGCTCCAAAGCTCCTGAGAATCAACCTGTGGTCCTGGGGCTTGATGACTGGGTAATCGAACGGTTTTCCGACAAAGCCCCTGCTTGTCGTACACATCATCAACACAGCAAGAAACGCAATCGGCCGACGTACATCTGGGGGCAGTGTTGGGTTTCCCTGGCCATCATATTTGAGCGGGCTGCAGATGAAGTATTTACCGCCATACCGGTGATCTCATTTCCGACACCAGCTTCAGGTAACACCAGCAAACTGAAAATTGCCGTGGCCATGCTCAGGGTGGTACGCAATGAAGTGAAGGATCGAGTGCTACGCCTGCTAACCGATTGCTGGTATATGAACTGGACACTGATAAAGCCAGCTCTGGAAATGAACATAGAAGTTGTTGGTCAGATACCTTCAAATCGGGCCCTCTATGCTTTGCCGCCAGCACCCACCGTAAAGAAGCGAGGGCGCCCAAAAAAGTACGGCATCAAGATGACGACAGAACAGGTTAAGAAACTGCCGGAAGAAAAAGCAACAGTATGGATGTACGGCAAATTTCGCAAAATACGTTATCGTACCGTAACTGTTCAGCACCCCCACATAAATCTGGAATTTTCTGATTTTTATACCATCCTCTTAAGCACCATTTTTCCACAATATTCGCCAGCATGATTCCAGAACTACCCGCAACTATGTCGGCTGAGATTCTCTTGAAAGAGAATGCAGAGCTGCGGATGAGAGTTGCCTGTCTGGAAGAGCGATGTCGAGAATTGGAAGAAAAGGTTGGCAAGAACAGTCAAAACAGCAGCAAGCCGCCATCGTCTGATGGTTATCAAAAACCTTGTAAAAACAGTAATTCTCCAGATCATTCTGACGACCTTTCCGCAGATAAAGGTACCGATCCATCGGATGAAAAACCCAATCCTAAAAGTCTGAGACAGTCTTCTGGTAATAAAGCCGGTGGAAAGAAAGGGCATCAGGGCACTTGTCTTAAACAGGTCGATATCCCTGACTATATTGAGTACCTTCCGGTTAAAGAATGCAATAAATGTCAGGCGTCTCTTCTTGATAGTGAGCCGGTCAAATATATTGAACGACAGGTGTTTGAACCAGGGAGACCGGGTGAATTTGAAGTAACGGCCCATAGAGCTGAAGTAAAAATCTGCACTTGTGGTTGTCGGAATCAGGCTGAATTCCCGGAAGGTGTTACCGCTGCCGCACAATATGGCTCAGCCACACAGGCTATGGCCGTCTATCTTAACCAATACCATTTCCTGCCTTTTAAGCGCGTGTCAGAGTATTTTAATACTCTCTATAAAATGAGTGTAAGTGCAGGCACTGTCGCCAATTTTGTGGCCAGAACCTATGAAAATCTGGCTTCTACTGAAGAGGTTATTCGTGACGCCTTGCGGGAATCGTCTGTTGCCGGAGCCGATGAAACGGGTATGCGGGCCGAGGGCTCTTTGCACTGGCTACACGTTATGCGGGATGAACAATGGACGCTCTACTACTTGTCTGAAAAGCGAGGTCGTGAGGCCATGGACACGATGGGCATACTGCTAACATTTGCAGGCGTTCTGGTTCATGATCATTGGAAATCCTATTTTGCATATGCGGCAACTCACGTACTTTGCAATGCCCATCACCTGAGGGAGCTTTTGGGTGTTGTTGATAGGGACAGCAATCAACTGGCGTTGCGATTGATGAAGCTACTGAGGCTTTCCTGGCATTACTGCAAGGGCTTTAAGACCATAGGTATGCTACAGATGCCAAGTGTTGTCTGTGAACGAATCGAGAAGATTTATGACCGGTTGCTTCAGCGGGCTCTAATGAAAGAAGTCGTCTATATGGAGAAGCAACGAGAGGAGCTTAAGCGCAAGAAAGTCAAGAATACTAAAGCTTACAATCTCTTCAAACGACTCACTGAGTTCAAGGCTGAGACACTGCGCTTCATGTCAGATTTTACCATTCCCTTCGATAACAATGGCAGTGAGCGGGATGTTCGAATGGCCAAGTTAAAGCAGAAAATCTCAGGCTGCTTCAGGAGTGCAGACGGTGGTTCTATGTTTGCACGGATTCGCAGCTATTTGTCGTCTGCCAGAAAACAGGGAATGGACATATATCAATCACTTCATAGAGCTGTTCGGAATTACTGTAATATGCCTTTGCTCAGTGCTGAATAGTTACATCGTACCCTGATCTGTCGCGCCAGATTCCTTAAAGGTCGTGAAGTACGCGTCGTCTGGAGTCGCTTTGAAAATGACAAAGGTCTGACCGAAAGCAGAATATTCATCTCGACCAATCCGGAACTTGAGGGACTGGAGGTGCTTCGTGCCTATTCCCGGAGATGGCCGGTAGAGCCAATGTTTCACCAACTCAAACATGCTTTTGGCTGTTGCCATTTATGGCAGCAGAAATTGCGAACACTGCTTCGATGGATGCATTTGAAAATGGCAGGCTATGCATTATTGCAGTTATTAACCGTTTGTAAAAATCAGGCATGTCTGAATATTTCTCGGATACCCTGGAGAAGCCCGGATACAACCACTGCAGGCATGATGAAAATTGCTCTTTCAGGAATTATTCCGAGGTTTCTCTATTCGCAAGGGCTGGAACAGATATAAGCAAAAATATGAGTTCAATTTTCGCGATCTGATCGACCAGTTAATACCGGATAATTCAGAAGCAGCATAACTAGTTCTCGTCCAAAAACGCATCAGGCAATCATAATTAGATTGTACGTGCGTTTTGATATTTCCTGAAATTCCAGAGAGCCGCAAAAACTCTTCCCTTTTTTTCTCTAATCTGGGACGGATATTGGAGAAAAACGCGAAAAGCAGGCAGAAAACATCCTCCCACCATGCTGGAAAGGTACTTTCATGTAGCGTGGAGGTGGCTATCAGGATGGTGCCGGGTGTCTGGCCAGAATCACCAGGTTGTAACAGACCACCGATAACCAGCAATGAGAATCAAAACGCTCAGAACCCTTGCAGTGGCAACGTGATAGCCCAAAACATCTCTTTAGCCACGAAATTCCCGCTTCAATACCTGCCCGGAAGCGAAAGAGCGTTTTATACACATACTGACTTTTAGTCATCTCTTCGACTTCAAGTCCGCGCTTCTTATTAAAAGCTACATCGCTGATTCCCATGGCCTTGGCTTTTTCCAAATTAGCGCGACACGCGTATCCGCCGTCACCGCTTGTCTGGCGAGGTACACGACCATAAATTTCTTTTTGTCTTTCCATCATCGGAATGAATTGGTCCGAATCCGCTGGGTTACCTTCCTCAATAACCAGGTCCAGGATCAATCGACTTTTTCCCTGAACCAGGTTCAGTTTATGGCCATACTGTACTTGCCGCCTGTCTTTTACGATGATATCCGTATGGGGTTCATACAGGCTAACCACTTTTTCCTGGGCTGGCACCTTTTCACCCTTAAAGACCCTGCGCTCTGTCTGGGAGACTATTGCATCCACCAGGGGTAACAGGTGATCCACATCGGCCTGCCACTTGTCGGCATCATCAGCCAGGAGACACTGCCCCTGCTGACGGGCGTTTGCTAGCGTGACAGTAGCTTCGATAAGTACCTTCCGGGATTTTCGGGTCAACTGCAGCAGTTTTTTATAATGCTGATGCCGCTCTTCTTTGCCAGCGTAGATGCATTTTCTGGCCGCATCTTTTACGGCTCGGTTGTGATGGGTATATTCATAAAGCGGTGTCGCTGTCAGTGTTTGTCCCCGTTCCAGCAGCCGACAAATTTCTTTAACGGAACTGGCTAAAAGATCACTGTCGCAAGGAGGTTTGATATCCGATTCGGTGACTGTGCTGTCAATAGCCACAGTGCGCCCTTTTTCAATACCCTGATCTTTAGCGGTCATTAGCTGACAGTTATTAATCCGTTCCCATGTAGATGCAGTAAGAAGGCTGATGAGCCCATGCAAACTGGAGCGACTGGGGCGCTGGTTTGGTTCGAGGCGACAAAAGTCTCGAAAGAGCATGGAGTCCATCAAAACAAACGACAAGTAGTCATAATCACAATTCAAATACTGTTTCAGGAGTGCCGCACGAAGAACGGATTCTGCTGATAGTCCGTTCCGCCCAGTGTTCTGTTTATCACCAGAACTTAAGTCCTCATAAATCCAGTCATTGAACTGTGGATGGGCGTCAAGCCATTGCGAGATACCGGAAAGCTGGGAGCAGATTTCATGAGGTACGTAATGGAGTTCCATACTACACTGCGGGTTGCGTTTTTTGCGCATTTGGAGTCCTCTGTTTTTGGCAATCCCTTATGTTTCTTGCTCTTGGGAAGTTTAGTCGCCAGATAGCAGTAGGGCTCCACTTAATTTTTCAGGATAAAATCTACAGTTTTCAATTGGTTGTGTTTTTGGACGAGAACTAACTAAAGGCTTTTAGGCAAAAAACGGAAGTAATAACGAACTTGGAAAAACAGTTCACTGATTTCGGCTTGCTTCACTATAAAAAGCTGACCGAATTATCGTTTTATACAGACTCTAAAGTCGAGAAAAATACAGGAAAACACCGTATAAAAACGTAAATATAACCGTACAAACTATTAAGGCTTGTGTAGAATCATGCGTATAAATGATAAAAACGGGCTTTAGCTATTCGAACAGCCATGGGCAGTTCAAACTTCTGAGGAAAACAGCCGGGTTATTTTACCTGGTAGCAGGCATTTTCAGAGCAATTTGTCGCAACCACCGCAGGATCGTCTTAAGTCCGACAGATCTCCAGAGTAGATAGCAGCCCACTTCAGTCAAGAGGTAATAGTATGTCAGAGCACCCCGTCGATCGCTCAACCTTTGATCAGGTGATGGTTCCCAATTATGCGCCCCAGGCCATGGTGCCAGTGCGAGGAAAGGGGTCGCGAATCTGGGATCAGGAAGGGAAAGAGTATCTGGACTTTGCTGGCGGCATCGCTGTCAATGCCTTGGGGCATTGTCATCCGGCGCTGATTGATGCCTTGAAACAGCAAGGTGAAAAACTGTGGCATCTGAGTAATGTTTATACCAATGAACCGGCGCTTGAGCTGGCGCAGCAGTTAATCAACAACACCTTTGCTGACAA is a window encoding:
- a CDS encoding IS66 family transposase → MIPELPATMSAEILLKENAELRMRVACLEERCRELEEKVGKNSQNSSKPPSSDGYQKPCKNSNSPDHSDDLSADKGTDPSDEKPNPKSLRQSSGNKAGGKKGHQGTCLKQVDIPDYIEYLPVKECNKCQASLLDSEPVKYIERQVFEPGRPGEFEVTAHRAEVKICTCGCRNQAEFPEGVTAAAQYGSATQAMAVYLNQYHFLPFKRVSEYFNTLYKMSVSAGTVANFVARTYENLASTEEVIRDALRESSVAGADETGMRAEGSLHWLHVMRDEQWTLYYLSEKRGREAMDTMGILLTFAGVLVHDHWKSYFAYAATHVLCNAHHLRELLGVVDRDSNQLALRLMKLLRLSWHYCKGFKTIGMLQMPSVVCERIEKIYDRLLQRALMKEVVYMEKQREELKRKKVKNTKAYNLFKRLTEFKAETLRFMSDFTIPFDNNGSERDVRMAKLKQKISGCFRSADGGSMFARIRSYLSSARKQGMDIYQSLHRAVRNYCNMPLLSAE
- a CDS encoding transposase, with the protein product MTKFEMVAMLTSDHQVILRELASYTTFLAGALSSTAVPTFCELLFGCMLSADGFVTQALLTIDFHCVWSSYHHWLSQGKWQWKNLARHLIRLVCSKAPENQPVVLGLDDWVIERFSDKAPACRTHHQHSKKRNRPTYIWGQCWVSLAIIFERAADEVFTAIPVISFPTPASGNTSKLKIAVAMLRVVRNEVKDRVLRLLTDCWYMNWTLIKPALEMNIEVVGQIPSNRALYALPPAPTVKKRGRPKKYGIKMTTEQVKKLPEEKATVWMYGKFRKIRYRTVTVQHPHINLEFSDFYTILLSTIFPQYSPA
- a CDS encoding ISNCY family transposase; translation: MRKKRNPQCSMELHYVPHEICSQLSGISQWLDAHPQFNDWIYEDLSSGDKQNTGRNGLSAESVLRAALLKQYLNCDYDYLSFVLMDSMLFRDFCRLEPNQRPSRSSLHGLISLLTASTWERINNCQLMTAKDQGIEKGRTVAIDSTVTESDIKPPCDSDLLASSVKEICRLLERGQTLTATPLYEYTHHNRAVKDAARKCIYAGKEERHQHYKKLLQLTRKSRKVLIEATVTLANARQQGQCLLADDADKWQADVDHLLPLVDAIVSQTERRVFKGEKVPAQEKVVSLYEPHTDIIVKDRRQVQYGHKLNLVQGKSRLILDLVIEEGNPADSDQFIPMMERQKEIYGRVPRQTSGDGGYACRANLEKAKAMGISDVAFNKKRGLEVEEMTKSQYVYKTLFRFRAGIEAGISWLKRCFGLSRCHCKGSERFDSHCWLSVVCYNLVILARHPAPS